One Carassius auratus strain Wakin unplaced genomic scaffold, ASM336829v1 scaf_tig00005214, whole genome shotgun sequence genomic window carries:
- the myl7 gene encoding myosin regulatory light chain 2, atrial isoform codes for MASKKAAAKRGKTAQRGSSNVFSMFEQSQIQEFKEAFGCIDQNRDGVINKSDLKETYAQLGKLNVSDEELESMLAEGKGPINFTVFLTLFGEKLNGTDPEETILAAFKLFDPNATGVVNKDEFRRLLMNQADKFTAEEVDQAFAVAPIDVAGNIDYKSLCYIITHGDEKEES; via the exons ATG gcAAGTAAGAAAGCTGCTGCTAAGAGGGGGAAAACTGCTCAAAGGGGCTCCTCCAATGTCTTCTCCATGTTTGAGCAATCACAAATACAGGAGTTTAAAGAG gcatttgGCTGCATAGATCAGAACCGGGATGGAGTTATTAACAAATCTGATCTGAAGGAAACTTATGCACAGCTAg GAAAGCTGAATGTGAGCGATGAAGAGCTGGAGTCTATGTTAGCAGAGGGAAAAGGGCCCATCAACTTTACTGTCTTCCTCACTCTCTTCGGAGAAAAGCTCAATG GCACAGACCCAGAAGAAACCATTCTTGCTGCTTTTAAACTGTTTGACCCAAATGCTACAGGAGTTGTCAATAAGGATGA GTTCAGGAGGCTGCTAATGAACCAAGCTGATAAATTCACAGCAGAAGAG GTTGACCAGGCTTTTGCAGTGGCTCCAATTGATGTGGCTGGGAATATTGACTATAAATCACTTTGCTACATTATCACACACGGTGATGAAAAGGAGGAGTCTTAA